Proteins from one Emys orbicularis isolate rEmyOrb1 chromosome 2, rEmyOrb1.hap1, whole genome shotgun sequence genomic window:
- the AOC1 gene encoding LOW QUALITY PROTEIN: diamine oxidase [copper-containing] (The sequence of the model RefSeq protein was modified relative to this genomic sequence to represent the inferred CDS: substituted 1 base at 1 genomic stop codon) yields the protein MASLGPAXGGRGAERGMGQSRCCSHRARAEQGLQVPSGRMWLETLAWVVAALGVLASASPAPQLGASIFADLSPAELRAVQRFLLSRPELRLVADCGDSLASNSLFLVELQVPRKSQALQFLDGGSPRPPRLARAIVFFGEQAQPNVTEFVVGPLPRPSYYRAVSYKGGRPIPFAARPVTLLEYELMHRRLVELTEPLYRLLRDTAGFWYHNCSRRCLTFSDVAPRGLGPGERRSWLILQRLVEGHFLHPVGLELLLDHRSRDPRRWALQQLWYNGQYFASAQELAWRYERGELSLARPPTPELLFSTYVPRGHFGTGTPTDMHGAKVCEPQGKRYRLQGNLVEYGGWRLALRLRSSAGLQLFDLRFNGERLAHELSVQEAVAFYGGSTPAAMQTKYIDTAWGMGTLAYELAPGIDCPEVATYLDAHHLYDAAGPVRYRRALCLFELPTGVPLRRHFDSDFRGGYRFYGGLEGQALVLRTTATVYNYDYIWDVLLYPNGVLEAKVHATGYIHATFYTPQGLRYGSRVHRDVLGNLHTHLLHYKVDLDIAGTRNSFETLDVRFENISNPWSAGERVVQPRLHRRRCRSERQAAFPFGTALPRYLLFSSPTQRNRWGHPRSYRIQYSSQAGRVLPRGWREERGVAWGRYHLAVTRHHEKEATSSSPYAQHDPWQPAVDFESFIRNDETIENQDLVAWVTVGFLHIPHAEDVPNTATPGNAVGFFLRPFNFFDEDPSVASRSPVIVRPRDPAFAHVDVQRWTPASPGPCVSAEPFGYNGTYRQE from the exons ATGGCATCCCTCGGCCCCGCttagggggggcggggggcggagcgGGGCATGGGGCAGAGCCggtgctgcagccacagagccagagcggagcaggggctgcag GTTCCCAGCGGAAGGATGTGGCTAGAGACCCTCGCGTGGGTGGTGGCGGCGCTCGGCGTCCTGGCCAGCGCCAGCCCCGCGCCCCAGCTGGGGGCGTCGATCTTTGCCGACCTGAGCCCGGCGGAGCTGCGGGCGGTGCAGAGATTCCTGCTGAGCCGGCCGGAGCTGAGGCTGGTGGCCGACTGCGGGGACTCGCTGGCCAGCAACAGCCTCttcctggtggagctgcaggtgcCCCGGAAGAGCCAGGCCCTGCAGTTCCTGGACGGGGGCAGCCCCCGCCCACCACGCCTGGCCCGCGCCATCGTCTTCTTCGGGGAGCAGGCCCAGCCCAACGTCACCGAGTTCGTGGTGGGGCCCCTGCCCCGGCCCAGCTACTACCGGGCCGTGAGCTACAAGGGTGGGCGGCCCATCCCCTTCGCCGCGCGGCCCGTCACGCTGCTGGAATACGAGCTGATGCACCGCAGGCTGGTGGAGCTGACGGAGCCGCTATACCGGCTGCTGCGTGACACCGCTGGCTTCTGGTACCACAACTGCAGCCGGCGCTGCCTGACCTTCTCGGACGTGGCGCCGCGCGGGCTGGGCCCCGGCGAGCGCCGCTCCTGGCTCATCCTCCAGCGCTTGGTGGAGGGGCACTTCCTGCACcccgtggggctggagctgctgctggaccACCGCTCCCGCGACCCCCGGCGCTgggccctgcagcagctctggtACAACGGGCAGTACTTTGCCAGCGCCCAGGAGCTGGCCTGGCGCTACGAGCGTGGGGAGCTGTCCCTGGCCCGTCCGCCCACGCCCGAGCTGCTCTTCTCCACCTACGTGCCCCGCGGCCACTTCGGCACCGGCACCCCCACGGACATGCACGGGGCCAAGGTGTGCGAGCCGCAGGGCAAGCGCTACCGGCTGCAGGGCAACCTGGTGGAGTATGGGGGCTGGCGCCTTGCCCTGCGGCTGCGCTCCTCCGCCGGCCTGCAGCTCTTCGACCTGCGCTTCAACGGCGAGCGGCTGGCCCACGAGCTGAGCGTGCAGGAGGCTGTGGCCTTCTACGGGGGCAGCACGCCGGCCGCCATGCAGACCAAGTACATCGACACCGCCTGGGGCATGGGCACCCTGGCCTACGAGCTGGCGCCCGGCATCGACTGCCCCGAGGTGGCCACCTACCTGGACGCGCATCACCTGTACGACGCGGCGGGGCCGGTGCGCTACCGCCGCGCCCTCTGCCTCTTCGAGCTGCCCACGGGCGTGCCCCTGCGGCGCCACTTCGACAGCGACTTCCGGGGCGGCTACCGCTTCTacggggggctggaggggcaggcGCTGGTGCTGCGCACCACGGCCACCGTCTACAACTACGACTACATCTGGGACGTGCTGCTCTACCCCAACGGCGTGCTGGAGGCCAAGGTGCACGCCACCGGCTACATCCACGCCACCTTCTACACGCCGCAGGGCCTGCGCTACGGCTCCCGCGTGCACCGCGACGTGCTGGGCAACCTGCACACCCACCTGCTGCACTACAAGGTGGACCTGGACATCGCCG GCACCCGGAACAGCTTCGAGACGCTGGACGTGCGCTTCGAGAACATCTCCAACCCCTGGAGCGCGGGCGAGCGGGTCGTGCAGCCCCGTCTGCACCGGCGGCGGTGCCGGAGCGAGCGCCAGGCCGCCTTCCCCTTCGGCACGGCCCTGCCCCGGTACCTGCTGTTCTCCAGCCCGACCCAGCGCAACCGCTGGGGGCACCCGCGCAGCTACCGCATCCAGTACAGCTCGCAGGCCGGCCGCGTCCTGCCCCGCGGCTGGAGGGAGGAGCGGGGCGTCGCCTGGGGACG GTACCACCTGGCGGTGACGCGGCACCACGAGAAGGAGGCGACCAGCAGCAGCCCCTACGCCCAGCATGACCCCTGGCAGCCGGCCGTCGACTTCGAGAGCTTCATCCGAAACGACGAGACCATCGAGAACCAG GACCTGGTGGCCTGGGTGACGGTGGGTTTCCTGCACATCCCGCACGCCGAGGACGTGCCCAACACGGCCACGCCCGGCAACGCCGTCGGCTTCTTCCTGCGCCCCTTCAACTTCTTCGACGAGGACCCGTCGGTGGCGTCGCGCAGCCCTGTCATCGTGCGGCCCCGGGACCCAGCCTTCGCCCATGTGGACGTCCAGCGCTGGACGCCCGCCAGCCCGGGGCCCTGCGTCTCCGCCGAGCCCTTCGGCTACAACGGCACCTACAGGCAGGAGTGA